The following are encoded in a window of Labrus bergylta chromosome 16, fLabBer1.1, whole genome shotgun sequence genomic DNA:
- the ddx47 gene encoding probable ATP-dependent RNA helicase DDX47, protein MADSDEESVKLNKDEAVEGSGSDDGNSPLNGLDEAEAVKTFKDLGVTEVLCEACDQLGWKSPTKIQVEAIPVALQGKDVIGLAETGSGKTGAFALPILQSLLSSPQRLHTLVLTPTRELAFQISEQFEALGSSIGVKCAVVVGGIDMMSQSLVLAKKPHIVIATPGRLIDHMENTKGFSLRALKFLVMDEADRILNMDFETEVDKILKVIPRDRRTFLFSATMTKKVQKLQRAALKDPVKCAVSTKYSTVDKLQQYYIFIPSKYKDCYLVSILNELAGNSFIIFCSTCNNAQRVALLLRNLGITAIPLHGQMSQNKRLGSLNKFKSKSRSVLLATDVASRGLDIPHVDCVINYDIPTHSKDYIHRVGRTARAGRAGKSITFVTQYDVELFQRIESLIGKKLPAFPTQEDEVMMLVERVSEAQRFARLEMKEQHEKRKRPKGGDRDEDDTEQASGVRKKVRGGGGRGGGDGGGMKKKGGAAWRGGR, encoded by the exons ATGGCGGACAGTGATGAGGAAAGCGTGAAGCTGAACAAGGACGAAGCAGTCGAAGGTTCGGGTAGTGATGATGGTAACAGTCCTCTTAACGGCCTCGATGAAGCTGAAGCAGTGAAGACGTTCAAAGATTTG GGTGTTACTGAGGTGCTGTGTGAGGCGTGTGATCAGCTGGGATGGAAGAGTCCCACAAAGATTCAGGTAGAAGCGATACCTGTAGCTCTGCAAG GAAAAGATGTTATCGGCCTCGCAGAGACGGGCTCGGGAAAGACGGGTGCGTTTGCTTTGCCCATCCTTCAGTCCCTGCTGTCCTCCCCCCAGAGGCTCCACACCCTCGTCCTCACCCCGACCAGGGAGCTGGCCTTTCAGATCTCAGAGCAGTTTGAGGCCCTGGGCTCTAGTATCGGTGTGAAATGTG CCGTCGTTGTCGGAGGAATCGATATGATGTCCCAGTCCTTGGTGTTAGCTAAAAAACCTCACATTGTTATCG CCACACCGGGTCGATTGATAGACCACATGGAGAACACAAAAGGCTTCTCTCTACGAGCTCTGAAGTTCCTGGTGATGGACGAAGCAGACAGAATCCTCAACATGGACTTTGAGACCGAG gtGGATAAGATCTTGAAGGTGATCCCCAGAGACAGACGGACCTTCTTGTTCTCTGCCACCATGACCAAAAAG GTCCAGAAACTCCAGAGAGCCGCTCTGAAAGACCCAGTGAAGTGTGCAGTCTCCACTAAATACTCGACGGTGGACAAACTGCAGCAGTACTACATCTTCATTCCCTCCAAGTACAAG GACTGCTACCTCGTGTCCATCCTGAACGAACTCGCCGGCAACTCTTTTATAATTTTCTGCAGCACGTGTAACAATGCCCAGCGGGTGGCGCTGTTGTTGAGGAACCTTGGCATCACTGCAATCCCGCTGCACGGACAGATGAGTCAG AATAAACGACTCGGATCGCtaaacaagttcaagtccaaGTCTCGATCGGTGCTGCTGGCGACAGACGTGGCGTCCAGAGGACTCGACATCCCTCATGTGGACTGTGTCATCAACTATGACATCCCCACTCACTCCAAG GACTACATCCATCGAGTGGGACGAACAGCTCGAGCGGGGCGGGCTGGGAAATCCATCACTTTCGTCACGCA ATACGATGTGGAGCTTTTCCAGCGAATCGAGAGCCTGATTGGGAAGAAACTTCCGGCCTTTCCGACTCAGGAGGACGAGGTGATGATGCTGGTGGAGAGGGTGAGCGAGGCCCAGAGGTTCGCCCGACTG GAAATGAAGGAGCAACatgagaaaaggaaaagacCCAAAGGAGGAGATCGAGACGAGGACGACACGGAGCAAGCGAGCGGAGTGAGGAAaaaagtgagaggaggaggaggaagaggaggaggagacggcgGCGGGATGAAAAAGAAAGGTGGAGCAGCCTGGAGGGGAGGGCGCTGA
- the LOC110001509 gene encoding WW domain-binding protein 11 — MGRRSTSSTKSGKFMNPTDQARKEARKRELKKNKKQRMMVRAAVLKMKDPRQIIRDMEKLDEMEFNPVQQPLLNEKVLRDKRKKLRETFERIVRLYERENPDTYKELRKLELDYETKRGQLALYFDSVKNAESVEVDSIPLPDMPHAPSNIHIQDIPLPGAQPPSILKKSSAFGKGPLSASSGPILATAPGVPRLPTGKKPPGPPPGPPPPQVLALYGIPSRRAFGTDMEPSIPGLEKDSAMDLGRDRDSGSDSDRDRDDDDDESDSEDDSDDERDEGDDGDQRMSVDRLDDQREREEDRDRNDRHASRSVRFADVPPEAPREGKKKKKRIVKRTKAITPLQAMMLRMAGQSVPEEEEEEEVEEEYTDDSDTSDTEDRGPPGDSQPHLMPNQRLPPPSGPVGQQGPPHMQGPPMTGPPPLGPPPAPPMRPPGPPSGPPPGPPPGAPPFLRPPGMPGGLRGPMPRLLPPGPPPGRPPGPPPGPPPGLPPGPPPRGPPPRLPPPAPPGMPPPPPRAGGPPRPLAPPLSLFPPPLNSNVLSAPPSIVQRQKGSASNQDAPQSNMPPPPMPMRPGVMQMPPPPGTAAAPAGANQGSNPHHAATIEKRANITSVAAAGGGVAAGPGAGGATISAKPQIINTKAEVTRFVPTALRVRRDKGGAMPGAALGPMEKAGGRRGDDGMGGGHKQHTAAGPMVHPAQMGAVPQPNMKTKDQMYEAFMREMEGLL; from the exons ATGGGGCGACGTTCAACCTCCTCCACCAAGAGTGGGAAGTTTATGAACCCCACCGACCAGGCCA GGAAGGAGGCCAGGAAAAGGGAGTTGAAAAAG AACAAGAAGCAGAGGATGATGGTGAGAGCGGCGGTGCTAAAGATGAAGGATCCCCGACAGATAATCAGAGACATGGAGAAGCTGGATGAGATGG AGTTCAACCCAGTCCAGCAGCCCTTGTTGAATGAGAAAGTGCTGAGGGACAAGAGGAAGAAGCTCCGGGAAACGTTTGAACGCATCGTCCGCCTGTATGAGAGGGAGAACCCCGACACCTACAAGGAGCTCCGCAAGCTGGAGCTAGACTACGAGACCAAGCGGGGGCAGCTGGCGCTCTACTTTGACTCAGtcaag AATGCCGAGTCAGTGGAGGTTGACAGCATCCCCTTACCGGACATGCCTCACGCCCCCTCCAATATCCACATCCAGGACATCCCACTACCAGGGGCTCAGCCGCCCTCCATCCTGAAGAAGAGCTCTGCTTTTGG TAAAGGTCCTCTGTCGGCATCCTCTGGACCGATTTTAGCCACAGCCCCGGGTGTTCCACGTTTACCTACAGGAAAGAAGCCCCCCGGCCCCCCACCTGGACCCCCACCTCCACAGGTCCTCGCTCTGTACGGCATTCCTTCTCGACGAGCTTTCGGCACAGACATGG AGCCCTCCATCCCCGGTCTTGAAAAAGATTCTGCCATGGACCTGGGGAGAGATCGGGACAGCGGCAGTGACAGCGACAGAGATCGTGATGACGACGACGATGAAAGCGACTCTGAGGACGACAGTGACGATGAGAGAGACGAAGGAGACGACGGCGACCAGAGGATGAGCGTGGACAGGCTGGACGATCAGAGGGAacgagaggaggacagagacaggAATGACAGACATGCTA GTCGCAGTGTTCGTTTCGCTGACGTTCCTCCAGAGGCTCCACGcgaagggaagaagaagaagaagaggatcgTGAAGAGGACCAAAGCCATCACTCCTCTACAGGCCATGATGCTGAGGATGGCAG GTCAGTCTGttcctgaggaggaggaggaagaggaggtggaggaggagtacACAGACGACTCGGACACTTCGGACACCGAGGACAGAGGACCACCGGGGGACAGCCAGCCCCACCTGATGCCCAACCAGCGTCTACCCCCACCCTCCGGACCGGTGGGTCAGCAGGGGCCTCCACATATGCAAGGTCCACCGATGACCGGGCCCCCACCTCTGGGTCCACCCCCGGCTCCTCCAATGAGACCACCTGGTCCTCCCTCTGGCCCGCCTCCTGGCCCCCCACCAG GTGCTCCTCCGTTCCTGAGGCCTCCTGGTATGCCCGGAGGCTTGAGGGGTCCGATGCCTCGTCTCCTGCCCCCTGGACCTCCACCTGGTCGACCTCCAGGTCCTCCACCGGGCCCCCCTCCTGGCTTACCACCAGGCCCCCCACCACGAGGACCCCCTCCCAGACTCCCACCCCCGGCACCACCAG GTATGCCCCCGCCTCCCCCGAGAGCAGGAGGACCCCCACGCCCGCTCGCCCCCCCGCTCTCCCTCTTCCCCCCACCTCTCAACTCCAACGTGCTCAGCGCTCCTCCGAGCATCGTGCAGCGACAGAAAGGCTCCGCGTCCAATCAGGATGCTCCTCAGAGCAACATGCCGCCCCCTCCCATGCCCATGAGGCCGGGCGTCATGCAGATGCCTCCTCCCCCGGGGACGGCTGCAGCACCCGCGGGCGCCAACCAAGGCAGCAACCCCCACCACGCCGCCACCATCGAGAAGCGGGCCAACATCACCTCTGTGGCCGCAGCTGGAGGCGGTGTCGCGGCGGGGCCCGGCGCCGGAGGGGCCACCATCTCCGCCAAACCTCAGATCATCAATACCAAAGCGGAGGTCACCCGCTTCGTGCCCACGGCGCTGAGGGTGCGTAGGGACAAGGGCGGAGCGATGCCCGGGGCGGCTCTGGGGCCTATGGAGAAAGCAGGAGGACGGAGGGGCGATGATGGCATGGGAGGGGGGCATAAGCAGCACACAGCGGCAGGTCCCATGGTACACCCGGCCCAGATGGGGGCTGTGCCTCAGCCCAACATGAAGACAAAGGACCAGATGTATGAAGCGTTCATGAGGGAGATGGAAGGACTCCTCTGA